A window from Thermosipho africanus Ob7 encodes these proteins:
- a CDS encoding nucleotide exchange factor GrpE: MEKKEMKKEKMIENEKVENVKEDANKEKKEKGKEKDLEKIIDEQSKKIEELENQLKEFENYARILKSQFENYKKDVAREKEQISISTIGRIVEKLVPIIDDFKRAFKNVDDETKKTQFFKGMEIIYKNLFKILEGLGLQEIKVGDKFDPFEHEAVERVEDEEKEEYSIVEIVEDGYKFNGRVLKPVKVKVSIKPRR; this comes from the coding sequence ATGGAAAAAAAGGAAATGAAAAAAGAAAAAATGATTGAAAATGAAAAAGTTGAAAATGTTAAAGAGGATGCTAATAAAGAAAAGAAAGAAAAAGGAAAGGAAAAAGATTTAGAAAAAATAATTGATGAACAATCAAAAAAGATTGAGGAACTTGAAAATCAGTTAAAAGAATTTGAAAATTACGCTAGAATTTTAAAATCTCAATTTGAGAATTATAAAAAAGATGTTGCAAGGGAAAAGGAACAAATTTCTATTTCAACAATTGGTAGAATTGTAGAAAAATTAGTTCCTATAATTGATGATTTTAAAAGAGCATTTAAAAATGTTGATGATGAGACTAAAAAAACACAATTTTTCAAGGGAATGGAAATTATATACAAAAACTTATTTAAAATACTAGAAGGACTTGGTTTGCAGGAAATTAAAGTTGGAGATAAATTCGACCCGTTTGAGCATGAGGCTGTAGAAAGAGTTGAGGATGAAGAAAAAGAAGAATATTCAATTGTTGAAATTGTGGAAGATGGTTACAAATTTAATGGACGAGTTCTAAAACCTGTGAAGGTAAAGGTCTCGATTAAGCCTAGGAGGTGA
- the dnaJ gene encoding molecular chaperone DnaJ — translation MAKKDYYEILGVSRNASQEEIRQAYKQLIKKWHPDRNHQNRKEAEEKFKEIQEAYEVLSDPEKRAMYDRFGYVGDVPPNAGSGGGFGGFGGFGGFEDIFKDFGDFINNDIFNIFFGDQRTSSRQKQRRAKRGEDINITVDVPFEQVFTGTTIPIEYDRYEVCSHCNGEGVEPGSGWVSCPKCHGTGVVREERRTFLGVIVNQYTCNQCGGTGKIPGETCHVCGGSGRIRKRHRVEVKIPAGVDNGTVIRVQGKGNAGYNGGGYGDLYVNVRITGHIDFERRGNDLIKEIKIDYVEAILGTKVKIKMPDGRVKEVKIPSGVQDGENIYVYGEGVPDMRTGRRGDLILKIKVDIPKRVSRSEKKLLKEIAKLRGKDVDEEE, via the coding sequence ATGGCCAAAAAAGACTATTATGAGATTCTTGGTGTTTCAAGAAATGCGTCTCAAGAAGAAATAAGGCAGGCATATAAACAATTAATAAAAAAATGGCATCCGGATAGAAATCATCAAAATAGAAAAGAAGCGGAAGAAAAATTTAAAGAAATACAAGAAGCATACGAAGTTCTTTCTGATCCTGAAAAAAGAGCAATGTACGATAGGTTCGGATATGTAGGTGATGTCCCACCAAACGCTGGTAGTGGAGGCGGTTTTGGTGGCTTTGGTGGTTTTGGTGGTTTTGAAGATATATTCAAAGACTTTGGTGATTTTATTAATAACGATATATTTAACATATTCTTTGGTGATCAAAGAACATCTTCAAGACAAAAACAAAGAAGAGCAAAACGCGGAGAAGACATAAATATAACTGTTGATGTGCCTTTTGAGCAGGTATTTACAGGAACAACTATCCCAATTGAATACGATAGGTATGAGGTATGTAGTCATTGTAATGGTGAAGGGGTAGAGCCAGGAAGTGGATGGGTAAGCTGTCCGAAATGTCATGGAACAGGGGTAGTTAGAGAAGAAAGAAGAACGTTTCTTGGAGTTATTGTAAATCAATACACATGTAATCAATGTGGTGGCACAGGAAAGATACCTGGAGAGACATGTCATGTATGTGGTGGCAGTGGAAGAATAAGAAAAAGACATAGAGTGGAAGTAAAAATTCCAGCTGGAGTTGACAACGGAACCGTTATTAGAGTTCAAGGTAAAGGTAATGCAGGGTATAACGGTGGTGGATATGGCGATTTATATGTAAATGTAAGAATTACAGGACATATTGATTTTGAAAGACGTGGAAATGATTTAATAAAGGAGATAAAAATAGATTATGTTGAAGCAATACTTGGAACCAAAGTAAAAATTAAGATGCCTGACGGTAGAGTTAAAGAAGTTAAGATACCATCAGGTGTTCAAGATGGAGAAAACATTTATGTATACGGAGAAGGCGTACCAGATATGAGAACGGGAAGAAGGGGAGATTTAATTTTAAAGATCAAAGTAGATATTCCAAAAAGAGTATCTCGCTCTGAGAAAAAGTTATTAAAGGAAATTGCGAAATTGAGGGGAAAGGATGTTGACGAAGAAGAGTGA
- the nadE gene encoding NAD(+) synthase has protein sequence MLTKKSEKIVNFLRETVAQYNFRGLVLGVSGGLDSAVVLALLVKAFDRDKIKCFILPERDSPKDSVKDAVFVCKYFGVEYEIKNITKILRALGIYKYYPPAFFVPWKVKENFAKRRWQKYKEKGNPFEFDIEGIYDEEFLKGISYYRAKHRVRMVYLYKEAERRNYAVVGTTNKTEFLTGLYVKWGDDSTDIEPILHLYKTQVYELAKELNVPEKIIMKPASPDLIPGIGDEEIFGLDYSTLDRILDKLVNNKSLDGEDPEKVKLVKRLYQIGKKRNSLRNVSMVDDLYGT, from the coding sequence ATGTTGACGAAGAAGAGTGAAAAGATTGTTAATTTTTTAAGAGAGACAGTTGCACAATATAATTTTAGAGGATTAGTTCTTGGAGTTAGTGGAGGACTTGATTCAGCAGTAGTTTTAGCACTTCTTGTAAAAGCATTTGATAGGGATAAGATAAAGTGCTTTATTTTGCCTGAAAGAGATAGTCCTAAAGATTCAGTTAAAGATGCTGTTTTTGTTTGTAAATACTTTGGAGTTGAATATGAAATAAAGAATATTACAAAGATTCTTCGAGCACTTGGCATTTATAAATATTACCCACCAGCATTTTTTGTGCCCTGGAAGGTAAAGGAAAATTTTGCAAAGAGAAGATGGCAAAAGTATAAAGAAAAAGGTAATCCTTTTGAATTTGATATAGAAGGAATCTATGATGAAGAGTTTTTAAAAGGTATAAGCTACTATAGGGCAAAACATAGGGTGAGAATGGTTTATCTATACAAAGAGGCGGAAAGAAGGAATTACGCTGTTGTTGGAACTACTAATAAAACAGAATTTTTAACAGGGTTGTATGTAAAGTGGGGAGATGATTCAACAGATATTGAACCAATTTTGCATCTTTATAAAACTCAGGTATACGAACTTGCAAAAGAATTAAATGTCCCTGAAAAAATAATTATGAAACCAGCTTCACCAGATTTAATTCCAGGAATTGGTGATGAAGAAATATTTGGGCTTGATTATTCTACTCTTGATAGGATATTAGATAAGCTAGTAAATAACAAAAGTTTGGATGGTGAAGACCCTGAAAAGGTTAAACTAGTAAAAAGGCTTTATCAAATTGGAAAAAAGAGAAATTCATTAAGGAATGTAAGCATGGTAGATGATTTATATGGAACTTAA
- a CDS encoding glycerate kinase type-2 family protein has product MELKTLAKKLIFDTLEDIQPEKLVKEKLKEIRVDKKVYVLSIGKAAWKMAKAANDVLDIEYGIVITKYGYNFGNIENFDIFEAGHPLPDENSLSATKFAVEKFSKLSRDDILLFLISGGGSSTFELLQDGLSLDDLKDVTTQLLKSGADIKEINTIRSRLSKVKGGRFLNFVKSKVITLVLSDVLENDLRYIASGPTYEACSTFEDAYKIIKKYNLDFNENIINVLKKDVKINKQIDVEHYIIGSIDIACDILEKHARKYNLNTLVLTTRLDCEAKEAGKFIASIAKSSKLKTPYCIIFGGETVVKVKGSGKGGRNQELCYSAALEIENMKDVVIASVGTDGTDGPTDAAGAIVDGKTISKVRKFSNDPNEFLLNNDTYNALKLSRDLLITGPTGTNLNDIGFILKG; this is encoded by the coding sequence ATGGAACTTAAAACGTTAGCAAAAAAGCTAATTTTTGATACTTTAGAAGATATCCAACCTGAAAAGCTAGTAAAAGAAAAGTTAAAAGAAATAAGGGTTGATAAGAAAGTATATGTTCTTTCAATTGGAAAAGCAGCATGGAAGATGGCAAAGGCTGCAAATGATGTATTGGATATAGAGTATGGAATAGTTATAACAAAATATGGATATAATTTTGGAAATATTGAAAATTTTGATATATTTGAAGCAGGGCACCCTCTACCGGATGAAAACTCACTTTCTGCTACAAAATTTGCCGTTGAAAAATTTTCAAAATTATCAAGAGATGATATCCTATTGTTTTTAATATCTGGAGGAGGTTCATCTACTTTTGAACTATTGCAAGATGGACTTTCATTGGATGATTTAAAAGATGTAACGACGCAGCTCTTAAAAAGTGGTGCAGATATTAAGGAGATTAATACTATTCGCTCAAGACTTTCAAAAGTAAAAGGTGGAAGGTTTTTAAATTTTGTTAAATCAAAGGTAATTACATTGGTTTTATCAGATGTACTTGAAAATGATTTAAGGTACATTGCATCAGGTCCAACATATGAAGCATGTAGTACCTTTGAAGATGCTTACAAAATAATTAAAAAGTACAATTTAGATTTTAATGAAAATATAATTAATGTTTTAAAAAAAGATGTAAAAATCAACAAGCAGATTGATGTAGAGCATTACATAATAGGGAGTATTGATATAGCATGTGATATTCTAGAAAAACATGCAAGAAAGTATAATTTAAACACACTTGTTTTAACTACAAGACTTGATTGTGAGGCAAAAGAAGCTGGAAAGTTTATTGCAAGTATAGCAAAAAGTAGTAAATTAAAAACACCATATTGTATTATTTTTGGTGGAGAAACTGTTGTAAAGGTAAAAGGAAGCGGAAAAGGTGGAAGAAATCAAGAACTCTGTTATTCAGCAGCACTTGAAATAGAAAATATGAAAGATGTGGTTATTGCAAGTGTTGGAACAGATGGAACAGATGGTCCAACGGATGCTGCAGGGGCAATTGTTGATGGAAAAACTATCTCAAAGGTGAGAAAATTTTCGAATGATCCAAATGAATTTCTTTTAAATAACGATACCTATAATGCCTTAAAACTTTCTAGAGATCTCTTAATAACGGGTCCAACGGGAACTAATTTAAATGACATAGGATTTATACTCAAGGGGTGA
- a CDS encoding 2-hydroxyacid dehydrogenase — protein sequence MKALVLTKITDYFRKKMEEFNEIEWYTPKDIDYVLEDVEIIVTGYLTEEQVDKAKKLKAIFIPWTGADKLPWKKIKERNIIVSNSHGNGKMVAERALSLSLALLGRIVEFHNDLEKGIWHGFAVGFKEEDYWYSLQRKNVAILGTGVIGRHLAKLLKGFDCHITGFKRSKEQIAGFDRIVTSIEEAISDAQVIYLALPLTEKTYKIIDEKMFEKMRGKFLINVGRGELIDEYSLFKALNENILRGFASDVWYKYPSKDEQVILPFNFPIHKFKNVVLSPHVGGFTIEGQQGRIDELFENIESFLKKGFPKTAVDPELMY from the coding sequence ATGAAGGCTCTTGTTTTAACAAAGATAACTGATTATTTTAGAAAAAAGATGGAAGAGTTTAATGAGATTGAATGGTATACTCCAAAAGATATAGATTACGTCTTAGAAGATGTGGAAATAATAGTTACTGGATATTTGACTGAAGAACAAGTAGATAAAGCAAAAAAATTAAAAGCTATTTTTATTCCTTGGACTGGTGCAGATAAACTTCCATGGAAAAAGATAAAAGAAAGGAATATAATTGTTTCAAATTCGCACGGTAACGGAAAGATGGTAGCTGAACGTGCGCTATCTTTATCCCTTGCTCTTCTTGGAAGAATAGTAGAATTTCACAACGACCTTGAAAAGGGAATATGGCATGGCTTTGCCGTAGGATTTAAGGAAGAAGATTATTGGTACTCACTTCAAAGAAAAAATGTAGCGATACTTGGGACTGGGGTTATTGGAAGACATCTTGCAAAGCTTTTAAAAGGTTTTGATTGTCATATAACAGGTTTTAAAAGAAGCAAAGAACAAATAGCAGGATTTGATAGGATTGTAACTTCAATAGAAGAAGCAATATCAGATGCACAGGTAATATATCTTGCACTACCTTTAACTGAAAAGACTTACAAAATTATCGATGAAAAGATGTTTGAAAAAATGAGAGGAAAGTTTTTAATAAATGTTGGAAGAGGAGAATTGATAGATGAATACTCACTTTTTAAGGCGCTTAATGAGAACATATTAAGAGGTTTTGCATCGGATGTCTGGTATAAGTATCCTTCAAAAGATGAACAAGTTATCTTACCTTTTAATTTTCCAATCCATAAGTTCAAAAATGTAGTTCTTTCTCCACACGTTGGAGGGTTTACAATAGAGGGTCAGCAAGGAAGAATAGATGAACTATTTGAAAATATAGAATCATTCCTGAAAAAAGGTTTTCCAAAAACAGCTGTAGATCCCGAATTGATGTATTAA
- a CDS encoding NAD/NADP octopine/nopaline dehydrogenase family protein — MNITVIGAGNGGLALAGFLAMRGFAVTLYNRSLKRISSFIKSRVIKLEGEITGSVKIKNVTNNLEEALKDAELVMIVVPAFAHADIAEKVSKYVKDGQIFILNPGRTFGALEFYNIFRKNRVDKDVIIAETQTFLFASRTSNPGVSHIFRVKNAVPISAIPSTKNEKLKKVIEDIVPEFHVVDSIIYTSFNNIGAVFHPATLILNSGRVESTFGKFEFYLEGITPSVARVLEKIDAERCSVARTLGIEPMTAKDWLNYAYDVLGNNLYEAIHNNAGYQGIIAPPSLQNRYIFEDVPMSLVPISEMAKKLGINTPAIDSIIYLSSIMMGRDFYREGRTLERLGISKLSLDEIKNLIYKGV; from the coding sequence ATGAACATTACAGTTATTGGAGCAGGAAACGGAGGACTTGCTCTTGCTGGTTTTTTAGCTATGAGGGGATTTGCTGTTACTTTATATAACAGAAGCTTAAAAAGAATTTCATCCTTTATCAAATCTAGAGTTATAAAATTGGAAGGAGAAATTACTGGTAGTGTAAAAATAAAGAATGTTACAAATAACTTGGAAGAAGCCTTAAAAGATGCAGAATTAGTAATGATCGTTGTTCCAGCTTTTGCACATGCAGATATTGCGGAAAAAGTTTCAAAATACGTAAAAGATGGTCAAATTTTTATTTTAAATCCAGGTAGAACGTTTGGTGCACTTGAGTTTTATAACATATTTAGAAAGAATCGGGTAGATAAGGATGTTATAATAGCAGAGACTCAGACCTTTCTTTTTGCCTCTAGAACTTCCAATCCTGGAGTTTCTCACATATTTAGGGTTAAAAATGCTGTTCCAATTTCTGCAATTCCATCGACAAAAAATGAAAAATTGAAAAAGGTTATTGAAGATATAGTCCCCGAGTTTCATGTAGTGGATTCTATAATTTATACTAGTTTTAATAACATTGGTGCGGTTTTTCATCCAGCAACTCTTATTCTTAACTCCGGACGTGTTGAAAGCACGTTTGGAAAGTTTGAATTTTATCTTGAAGGTATTACTCCTTCAGTTGCAAGAGTTCTAGAAAAGATAGATGCAGAAAGATGTTCTGTTGCAAGAACACTTGGAATTGAGCCAATGACGGCAAAAGATTGGTTAAATTATGCATACGATGTTTTAGGTAACAACTTGTATGAAGCTATACATAACAATGCTGGCTACCAAGGAATTATCGCACCGCCGAGTCTTCAAAATAGATATATATTTGAAGATGTGCCTATGAGCCTTGTTCCAATATCTGAAATGGCAAAAAAATTAGGTATAAATACTCCCGCGATAGATTCTATTATTTACCTGTCTTCAATAATGATGGGGCGTGATTTTTATAGAGAAGGTAGGACCTTGGAACGTTTAGGAATTAGTAAATTAAGCCTTGATGAGATAAAGAATCTGATATACAAGGGGGTGTGA
- a CDS encoding cobalamin B12-binding domain-containing protein: MVKKILGGSIGSCVHVAGVLNFLKLAEKEGYKSIYLGGAVPLEKFVGAIVESDPDIVAISYRLDPKALEKLLNEFYKMIKEKNLLDKVYIFGGTVETAAVARKFEFISKIFDGSQDIDEVILWLRNAKKDKEKKEIPPQFLPERIIYKRPYPLIRHHIGLASLEETEKHIRILAESGLLDIISLAPDQNCQQYFFEPEKMDRKQDGAGGAPIRTKEDFIRLYNASRTGNYPLMRCYSGTRNLVEFSKLLKDTINNAWAAIPLTWYSDLDRRSDRPLLEAIKENQEAIKWNAENNVPVEINEAHQWSLRYAHDAMEVATFYLAAYNAKKLGVRHYVAQYMLSTPPGLSPKFDLAKHIAKKQLIETLEDEAFTSYTMIRTGLLSFPADEHSAMGQLVSTMFYGMYLKPDIIHVVSYSEAIRRATSKEIIESVKMVKQAMRNAMNGLPDFLEDKSIRNRVEVLKNEAMMIIDAIKQIGKEFDDPLIEPEVIYNAVKLGILDAPGLKGMSVAKGRFETQIIDGACYAVDENGKILTEEKRLEIIRKEAGM, encoded by the coding sequence ATGGTGAAGAAGATTTTAGGTGGTTCGATAGGTAGCTGTGTACATGTTGCTGGTGTCTTGAATTTTTTAAAGCTTGCAGAAAAAGAGGGCTATAAATCAATTTACCTTGGTGGGGCAGTTCCTTTAGAAAAATTTGTTGGTGCAATTGTAGAGAGTGATCCAGATATAGTTGCTATTTCATACAGACTTGATCCCAAAGCACTTGAAAAGCTTTTAAATGAGTTTTATAAAATGATAAAAGAAAAGAATTTACTTGATAAGGTTTACATATTTGGTGGAACAGTTGAAACGGCAGCTGTTGCAAGAAAATTTGAGTTTATTTCTAAAATTTTTGATGGTTCACAAGACATTGACGAAGTTATTTTATGGCTCAGGAACGCAAAAAAGGATAAGGAAAAAAAAGAAATACCTCCACAGTTTTTACCTGAGAGAATAATTTACAAAAGGCCTTATCCTCTTATTAGGCATCATATAGGGCTTGCAAGTCTAGAGGAAACGGAAAAGCATATAAGAATTCTTGCTGAATCTGGCCTACTTGATATTATTTCACTTGCACCTGACCAAAATTGTCAGCAGTATTTTTTTGAACCTGAAAAGATGGATAGAAAACAAGACGGTGCAGGTGGGGCACCAATTAGGACGAAAGAAGATTTTATTAGACTCTATAATGCTTCAAGAACAGGCAATTACCCACTAATGAGATGTTATTCTGGAACAAGAAATTTGGTTGAATTTTCCAAATTACTTAAAGATACGATTAATAACGCATGGGCAGCTATACCTTTAACATGGTATTCCGATCTTGATAGAAGATCTGATAGACCATTGCTTGAAGCAATAAAGGAAAATCAAGAAGCAATAAAATGGAATGCTGAAAATAATGTTCCAGTAGAAATAAATGAAGCTCACCAATGGTCATTGAGGTATGCACATGATGCAATGGAAGTTGCAACGTTTTATCTTGCAGCATACAATGCTAAAAAGTTAGGAGTAAGACATTATGTTGCGCAATACATGTTGAGCACACCACCAGGTCTTTCACCAAAATTTGATCTTGCAAAGCATATTGCAAAAAAGCAATTGATTGAAACTTTGGAGGATGAAGCCTTTACTTCGTATACTATGATAAGAACTGGACTTTTATCATTCCCTGCTGATGAACATTCTGCAATGGGGCAGCTTGTAAGTACCATGTTTTATGGAATGTATTTAAAGCCTGACATAATTCATGTGGTTTCTTATTCAGAAGCAATAAGGCGTGCTACTAGTAAAGAAATCATAGAAAGTGTAAAAATGGTAAAGCAGGCAATGAGGAATGCGATGAATGGCCTTCCCGATTTTCTGGAAGACAAATCGATTAGAAATAGAGTGGAAGTGTTAAAGAATGAAGCCATGATGATAATTGATGCAATTAAGCAAATTGGAAAAGAATTCGATGATCCTTTGATAGAACCTGAAGTAATATATAATGCAGTAAAGCTAGGGATTTTAGATGCTCCAGGATTAAAAGGTATGTCTGTTGCAAAAGGAAGGTTTGAAACGCAAATTATAGATGGTGCATGTTATGCTGTGGATGAAAATGGTAAAATACTTACTGAAGAGAAGAGGTTGGAAATTATAAGAAAGGAGGCGGGAATGTGA
- a CDS encoding D-alanine--D-alanine ligase family protein, which yields MKIAIVCDKNINDEEKRMVEAVKNAVSKKYNCEVVQFDENFINKIKDFDFVFNLSNKGGKETIQVHVPALLDLLNIPYTSSNAYSHSLCLDKITTKIIMQHYNIPTPRFYVYDLGQIPEKIDNGTFIVKPPREGSARGISKDSVVDNLKALQKMVKYIHEEFKQPALVEEFIDGTELSVGIIGNGDSLEVLPILEIDFSTLPEGLERFYSYNVKHNYGEMTNYICPARISNNVKEKLEFYAKKLFRVLNLRDYARMDVRIRDDEIYFLEVNSAPQLVPVYSDITKMAKAAGYEYDDLILKILEISMERWGLK from the coding sequence GTGAAGATAGCAATTGTTTGTGATAAGAATATCAATGATGAAGAAAAAAGAATGGTTGAGGCGGTAAAAAATGCAGTGTCTAAAAAATATAATTGTGAAGTAGTACAATTTGATGAGAATTTTATCAATAAAATAAAAGATTTTGATTTTGTGTTTAATCTATCAAATAAGGGTGGAAAGGAAACAATACAAGTTCATGTTCCTGCTCTCCTAGATTTGTTAAATATTCCATATACTTCTTCAAATGCATATTCACATTCATTGTGTCTTGATAAAATAACTACTAAGATAATTATGCAGCATTATAACATTCCAACACCAAGATTTTATGTATATGATCTAGGACAAATTCCAGAGAAAATAGATAATGGCACCTTTATAGTAAAGCCACCACGTGAAGGAAGTGCACGTGGTATTTCAAAAGATAGCGTAGTTGATAATTTAAAAGCTCTACAAAAAATGGTAAAGTATATACATGAAGAGTTTAAACAACCAGCACTTGTAGAAGAATTTATTGATGGTACAGAGTTAAGTGTTGGTATAATAGGAAATGGGGATAGTTTAGAAGTTTTGCCAATTTTGGAGATAGATTTTTCAACCCTTCCAGAAGGTCTTGAAAGATTTTATTCTTACAATGTAAAGCATAATTATGGTGAGATGACTAATTATATATGCCCTGCAAGAATTTCAAATAATGTAAAAGAAAAACTTGAATTTTATGCTAAAAAACTTTTTAGAGTATTAAATCTTAGAGATTATGCAAGAATGGATGTTAGAATTAGGGATGATGAGATATACTTCTTGGAAGTTAATTCAGCTCCTCAGCTTGTTCCAGTATATTCAGACATAACAAAAATGGCGAAAGCTGCAGGATATGAATATGATGATTTAATTTTGAAAATTTTAGAAATATCAATGGAAAGGTGGGGACTTAAATGA